The genome window GGAATAATCAACCTAATTTCTGCTGTGCTGTGAATTGTCCAGGTAGAGTCTGCACGGGAGGCCAACAATCAGGCGCTGCACGAGCTCTCAGCAAAGCTTAAGCTGGAGTACGAGGAGAAACTGCAGgaggaacaacaaaaacacagggaggaGATTGAAAAGCTACAGGTCTACATTCTTTTATACTTATTCATTAACGCATCACATACAGTTTCAGTGTCAATAGAAACCAAAACATTTGTGTCATAAGAACAGGATAGATGGGTGATGATTGCAAGGTATCTCAAAtgtcaatttttgtttttcacacattttacaaAGATTATTATGCAGTGAAAATTGTTCTCTAAAGCAAATTCAATCTTAATGACAGCCAAAATTGTAGATGCTAAGTTCTTGATCATTTGATGAGCCCTTTTAAAAGCAGTCCAACATCTAAACTGAAGTGTTGTCATTGCTCACACAGGCCCAACTTGATGAATACATCAGGCGACTGGAGGAAGCAGAGACAAACATCCGGATTGCAGAGGCCAAGATTGCTGAAAGGGACCAGAGGATCATCGAAGTGGAGCGTCTCCTGGACTGTATGGGAAAGGCAAGgcacatttttttacataaaaatctATCTAGTATTCTTGCAGATAAAATAGACATTATattgaaaagtattttttacaggAAAAGAGTCAACTCCACAAGAAGCTGCAGGACTGTGAACAGCGTCTCCGCTTGATGGAGCTGACAGACAAaactgatgcacctgtagccaAAAGGTACAAAACAAATGTCCCCATTAACACCGGTGTGACGAAACAAACCCAACTCAAGGTCTACTTACTAGCTTTTCTGTGCTTTGAACTGTATCACACAGTTTTCATTAGCAGTTGGACTTTACTCCGTTGTCATCGAGTTGGATCCGAAGATGTTGATGTTCTTTGTCAGCGGAACAAGTAGAAAGCTTCAGAAAGCTACTAGAAGGACCTTGAGTTGCGATTGACTAGTTTTCAAGATCAGGCATAAACTTTCATGCTTAAAAAAAGTATAGACACTGAAGTATTCAAATGAAGCCACAGTAGTGCCAAAGCATTTGGACTATTACACGCTGCAAATCAATCAGCGTGTTGCAGTCCTTTTCCCTGCTGACGTTTGTCATCCTTGATCTGAGAAGCATCTGACAGCACATTTCTGGAAAAGATAAACCCCTTTCCACCAGTACAGACCTACTTCTGGTTTTAACTGGTTCCTGGTCCTGTTTAGGTCCAAAGAGCTGCAATCTGAATCTGTGGATCTCCGTGAAAGAATCAAACACTTGAACGACATGGTGTTCTGCCAGCAGAGGAAAGTCAAAGGAATGATCGAGGAGGTGAGTAGAGTTTCTATATCTGCGTGTggatacttgtgttttaatGATGGGTGTAGATGAAATGCATAACCCAACTGAAGTAGTAGAAGTTTGTTTCCCAACAAGAGTATGGATGAGTTTAACGAACACAAGGAATGTAAAACTTAATCTGACCAAGAGTCGATAAAGAGTGAGGCGTTGTGCTGGCCTAGTGGTTAAAATGCATActcaatatacatatatatatatatatagtcagaACACAGTTTGGTTTTCTAAAATCATACTGTATCTCCCAGGAGTGTTGCATGGACTGTTTCTATActtcaatatacagtaaaatcacaatattggattgaacaaactgatcagagAAAAGATCTGGCTGAAACACATAATAATTGTTATCACTCTTAAATTTTGTGAAGGTTGAAACGTTGCGGGCCCAAGTTGCTCAGAAGGATATGTTCATCTCAGAGCTTCTGGACAGAATTGCTATAGTGGAGTGTGAGGTAAGAAAAATACATCACTGTGTTTactgcatgttttatttttggtgtggtgttgtgatcTACTGCATGGCTACAGGACAGATGACTGTCTGGGCTGCTGAGCAATACCCTGAACTTTCAGCTATGTCTGTGCAGTTTTCTCGTGTCACTGCGCCTATCTAGTCCCTTTCATGTTAAGTGGTCCTTTGCATGTACCTGCCCTGACAgtgttgtttccttttttccttttcccagAATAATGAATTAGAAGACAAGCTGAAGTATTTTATGTCCATACAGAATACACAGCGAGAGGTTTTGGAAACCAGGGAGATAGGAGTAGGCTGTGATCTGCTCCCCAGGTAAGAAGTAAAGTTAGGGAAACATTTTTGGTAGCATCATGTTATAATTGGTGCTTCATTTGGAGGTGGTGTCTCATTCTGATGTCTGATGTGCACCTGCAGACGTGAAGCAAAAAGGCATGATGCTGGACCTCTTGTTCAGTATGAAACAACTAATCTCAATCCCATACAACAACCACTACCTGTTCAACCTCCAACACCAGTGAAACCTCCATCACTCACTCTACCTCCATCACTTATACAACCTCTAGCCCCAACACAACCTTCATCCCCCACACAACCTTCATCCCCCAAACAACCTTCATCCCCCACACAACCTTCATCCCCCAAACAACCTTCATCCCCACACAACCTTCTTCCTCCACACAACCTTCATCCCCCACACAACCTTCATCTCATACATTTCCCACTCAACATTCATTCAACTACCTAACAACACCCACCCAACCAAGGACGTTCAGGTCTAACAACCCTCCACCCAGCAGGCTGGAGTCCAGTTTACTGAGGTACACTCCTGTCCAGTACAGCCGCTTCCTGCTGTCCAACCCCAAGCCGAGTGGGACGTTCCCCTCAACCCGCACGTCTGAATCTGAGTCTCTTGTGAGTTCAGTCCAGTCCGGGAGAGATGAGGTGGACGCAGAAatgaacaaagacacacaatcGAGTCCCGAGGAATCCACTTCTTTTCAGTTCTCTTCACAACCAAGATCGAGAGCACCTCAAGTTTATTCACCGTACATGAAACTTATGGAAATAACAGCAAATATAAACATAGAGTGAGCTTGAAGCAGTTGTTTGATATTATGGGAAATACATGTAATTGCTTTCATGCCAACGGAAGAAGATTAATACCCCTCTACTTTTTGAATGTAACTATGAATCCTAGCTCGCAGCCGATAAGCTTAGCTTAacataaatacttaaaaaagggggaaagaggTAGCAAGCGTGCAGGCTTTGTCCAAAAGTTAGAAACTCTGCCTGTCAGGCTGTCACTTTTTTATATTCGGAATTGCGTTGAaatgtgtgagaaaaaaaaatgtaaacctgTACAAATTGAAAATGTACAGTCTGACAAACCGTTTTCAGATGATGCTCctaaaatatatcaaatatataACTGAAAGAGCACTCAAAGAGCACAGACCTCTGCCATGTCCTATCCTGCAATTGTAACAAAAGTGAAAGATAATTTGTGTCTCTGCTCCTTGATTCAGATCCGCTTCAAAATATAATTGGTTTTTCATTGGCCgatgctacacccttccaccaatTTAAATGACATTCTGGCCAGTGTAGTTTTTTGtaaatcctgctgacaaaccagcaaacaaacaagcaaacaaacaaaccaatcctaaaacataacctccttggcGGAAGTAATAGCTAGCAAATTATAATGTAAGCTTTGGTGCTGGAAGGCAAATTTTGCAGACCGCCCAGAAAACTACCATTTAGGTTGTGCAAATTGCTCGTGACCACCCATAATCATGTTTCATATTTGGAGTTAACCCCGGTACAGCTAATCGATGACATGTAgttacatgctgctgctgttaaAGCTAAGATAAGTGCAGgtacatatttactgtacagtagTTGGTATTGATCCTCTCTTCTAACTCTTGGTAATAAATCGAATAAGCGCcatttcctaaaatgttgaaGTCCTATTAAATCCAGTGGTCTTATTTTCACTGCTGGTTatcttttataaaaataacGTCACACATATGCAAATTAGTTCTTTCTCTGTCACACACGATGGAGAACATGGTTCTAGTTGATGATGTAAAAAGTCTTATGTAGGTTTTCAGGCTATGTTTTCGTGTTTATCGataataaattgttttttgcCGTAGGGTGTAAATAATCTTGGCTctctaaaaaatattttgttagtAATGTACTGAAGGATTGTGTTGTTTACACTGAATATAGCCTACTTATGTTGCTCATGGAGCTATGAGTATTCTGGCCAATGTGAAGGTTGAGACGGTTATTGTGTTAGTATAACATTTTACATTGGCTCTGTACAAATTAAATgaatattattttgttattgtcacaTTATgtacaaattatttatttacatgctTTGTGCCTTTGTGAACTGCCTACTGTCTGATACTGGTGGTAGGGACAAATCTCTTTAAATTGGCAACAGggcaatattgtaatatattttaaagtaaatcTCTGTGTTAATGATGAGACACTTTAGACCTTATTGAGGTGACTGCCATTCTTGAGCCACAGGCACAAGTGTTATCCAGCTTTTGTCTGCACTGCCACAACTGTATTTATGCAATCTTTATGATGTGCCTTTTCCTTAAAGATACATATCATACTGCAACCGATGATAAGAGGTTAGGGTATGTTTGGATAATAAAGACTTTTCTGTGTAACTACCTAATAATCCTGATTGTGTCAGCGCTTACATACCATGCAACCTCATTTGTTTTCTAAAGCCTATACTGTGCATatgactatttatttattattttgttcagctactaagaaacacaaaaagggcTTAAAAACAATTTGTAATCCCTCCATTTCTCATGATTCAATTTCACACTTAATGTCATGCATAAACACTGAACTCCAGATAAACTTTATGTAAATATGCAAAAGCTTAGTGAATGTATTTTAGGATTTATTTTTAGTCTTCTGTACAGTATAGTCATCAAACAGTGTATTTTTAAGggatgattttttttgcttttatggTAAATGCAGTCTATACAATGCAAATCTGTTGTTGTCTGGTAAAAACTCAGCTATTTACCTCAACCTAATATGATTTGTTTCTGTAATTATTATATGTTGTGCAATGAAGACAGACTAATTCAAAGTGAGGCAGCAGTTGTTGCAAGACAAATTATAGATTGACAAAAAATCcacactgctgtgtgttttcaatTACAGCAAAGAAGTGTAAATAGACATTTGGCCAGGATCAggattacaaaaataaaacgtCATATTATTAATAAAGTACATCCAATTTTGATACTGTTTCTATTAGTTTGTGGAGTTGAGAGTGTTAATGtggcaaaaactacaaaatgtaAAGCCATAAATGTTTTACAATGTCTGGTGTGTTCTGACTTACATGGAAATGAATGCTTACATACATTGAAGAAGATCAAACATGCATCATGCAAAcatcaaatcaaatatttttttgaaaaagaaatagagAGATATTCCAACTTTTCAGCTGCAGCCAAACAATAAATTGACTTTGAACTCTGAGTGGGGAGAGAAAGGACACACCTGTACCCTCTTGGTTGAAGTTAGGTCATTGTTGCGCTAAATGAGATATGGGTTGGCACAGTGGTTGGGAAACATCCTGACTGGGAAATGCAGCTATGGAAAATCTAATAATCTGAACCCTATTCATACAGACTGCACTGAttacagagaagagagaaataTCTTTAGAAGATTACAGACAACgctttgaaatgtaaatgtgatgCTGATGACTATATTTGACCTGCAGAGGGCAGCAAATGACTGTGTAACACTGATTGTGACATGTCAGCATGTAGAGGTGCATTACACCAGTGGTTTGGGGACCCCAAGAGGTCCTTGAGGGGATCAAGTGGTCCCCAACAAAAAAGGGAATCATATATTTTCACTATAGTTCcatccataagtaacacaatgacagaatgtaGGACTATTTTGATCATACATTGGTTTCatacactttctgtaataaaacatctaaaagcaaaagCCCCATCAGATAGGGGACCCTGGGACAACATCTCATCCAATGGAGGTCTTTGGTCTGATTTGTGtaagttaaggggtccttgacATGAACAAGTTTTATAACCACAACGCTATATTGTCCTGAACACAAGAATGTTTTTATCCAGAGATGGTAAAGGCATGTTCCGCCCCACTCTGCATTAGTCTGCCTATGAATGGTTTACACTGACATTTCTAACCAACCCAACCAGAGCCAGAAacgagtactagccaatcagagggagaGTAGGGCGGGTCACGCCTTCACCATGCCTTCGCCATCCCAGGAAAAACAAAATCGGCGTCCTGTACAATGGGGGGCGGTAGAGCTATACCTCAGCTGGAGTTGGAATTCCtcacacagaagaagaagaaccccACTTTGAAATGTTGTTGTCTCATGTGTTGATGAAGTGAACCTGGCGCTTTTAGAGTTTTTAAAAACTGTCTAACCGATAACTATTAAAAAGTCACTTAATAACA of Etheostoma spectabile isolate EspeVRDwgs_2016 chromosome 1, UIUC_Espe_1.0, whole genome shotgun sequence contains these proteins:
- the myzap gene encoding LOW QUALITY PROTEIN: myocardial zonula adherens protein (The sequence of the model RefSeq protein was modified relative to this genomic sequence to represent the inferred CDS: inserted 1 base in 1 codon); amino-acid sequence: MLRYGSGRTVSTTTTTTQDSPDSERRIRRLRLTLHAGDNGNKEPEPANSDTAEKKKDVNEPRKKKNGLIQRERPVGRESPQQQLGDMTNGAPETSLQNHGPTVYGVVQRTGSDRQQVVMAREWTANHLQDEMKYIREVRDSLEKVRERMYGQFGGMQQSMEKLSQEIRAANSHRRSLESEVKIRTTAMESFDQMNSSLTSANISLQFPLQKSLLENCQRKMDTRDEVKSLRSTCEKTQEKLRDKERELTAVQVENQTLRLQVESAREANNQALHELSAKLKLEYEEKLQEEQQKHREEIEKLQAQLDEYIRRLEEAETNIRIAEAKIAERDQRIIEVERLLDCMGKEKSQLHKKLQDCEQRLRLMELTDKTDAPVAKRSKELQSESVDLRERIKHLNDMVFCQQRKVKGMIEEVETLRAQVAQKDMFISELLDRIAIVECENNELEDKLKYFMSIQNTQREVLETREIGVGCDLLPRREAKRHDAGPLVQYETTNLNPIQQPLPVQPPTPVKPPSLTLPPSLIQPLAPTQPSSPTQPSSPKQPSSPTQPSSPKQPSSXTQPSSSTQPSSPTQPSSHTFPTQHSFNYLTTPTQPRTFRSNNPPPSRLESSLLRYTPVQYSRFLLSNPKPSGTFPSTRTSESESLVSSVQSGRDEVDAEMNKDTQSSPEESTSFQFSSQPRSRAPQVYSPYMKLMEITANINIE